The following proteins come from a genomic window of Limosilactobacillus reuteri:
- a CDS encoding IS30 family transposase encodes MTSKHLTTRELTLIADFWYQGTKAYRAAKLLQRSQETIYRVYRFLNDGKTIDQYLQTYQRHKRRCGRKQTQLPTIEVNYIHAQIKAGWTPDTIIGRHEHPISCSMRTLYRMFARNQYGFSVKQLPMKGKRHPNGYVERRGKAGQLGRSIYQRYRDFPHYQHEFGHFEADTVQGKAHRGAVMTLVERQSKVMIVLNIHHKTDEAVNCQLDQWLAKLPRHFVKSITFDNGKEFAGWREIANKYDLHTYFAEVGAPNQRGLNENNNGLLRRDGLSKKLDFRDLPDELVTQLMHRRNNIPRKSLNYRTPLEVFLSHVTEEQLSPFF; translated from the coding sequence ATGACCTCTAAACATCTTACCACACGTGAATTAACTCTCATAGCTGATTTTTGGTATCAAGGTACTAAAGCTTATCGGGCTGCTAAATTACTTCAGCGTAGTCAAGAAACCATCTATCGTGTTTATCGTTTCCTCAATGACGGTAAAACCATCGACCAATATCTTCAGACTTATCAGCGTCATAAGCGTCGTTGTGGTCGGAAGCAGACCCAACTGCCAACTATCGAAGTTAACTATATCCATGCGCAAATCAAGGCGGGTTGGACTCCTGATACTATTATTGGTCGTCATGAACACCCAATTAGCTGCAGTATGCGCACCCTTTATCGCATGTTTGCCCGCAATCAGTATGGCTTTTCCGTTAAACAGCTACCGATGAAAGGAAAACGCCATCCCAATGGCTATGTGGAACGTCGTGGTAAAGCTGGCCAATTAGGACGCAGTATCTATCAACGATATCGTGATTTTCCGCATTACCAACATGAATTTGGGCACTTTGAAGCTGATACAGTTCAAGGTAAAGCTCACCGCGGAGCGGTAATGACGCTAGTAGAGCGACAATCCAAAGTAATGATTGTCCTTAATATTCATCATAAAACAGACGAAGCAGTGAATTGCCAGCTTGATCAATGGCTCGCTAAACTGCCACGTCACTTTGTTAAATCAATTACTTTTGATAACGGGAAAGAATTTGCTGGATGGCGAGAAATAGCCAATAAGTATGATCTTCACACCTATTTTGCGGAAGTCGGTGCTCCCAATCAACGAGGGCTAAACGAAAATAATAACGGCCTCTTGCGTCGTGATGGTCTTAGTAAAAAGCTAGATTTTCGCGATTTACCAGACGAACTAGTCACTCAGCTAATGCATCGTCGCAACAATATCCCACGAAAATCTCTTAATTATCGTACACCATTAGAAGTATTCTTGAGTCATGTCACAGAAGAACAACTTTCACCTTTTTTCTAA
- the rplQ gene encoding 50S ribosomal protein L17 gives MSYRKLGRTSSQRKALLRDLTTDLIVNGRITTTEARAKEVRKTADKMITLAKHGDLASRRKAAAFVRNVVADVKEDGDDIRVQSVLQNLFEELAPKYADRNGGYTRILKTMPRRGDGAPMVILELVD, from the coding sequence ATGAGTTACCGTAAATTAGGACGTACAAGTTCACAACGTAAGGCTTTATTACGTGATTTAACTACAGATTTAATCGTTAATGGTCGTATTACCACTACTGAAGCACGTGCTAAGGAAGTTCGTAAGACCGCTGATAAGATGATTACACTTGCTAAGCATGGCGATTTAGCTTCTCGTCGTAAGGCTGCCGCTTTTGTACGTAATGTTGTTGCTGATGTTAAGGAAGATGGCGATGATATTCGTGTACAATCTGTTCTTCAAAACCTTTTTGAAGAACTTGCTCCAAAGTATGCAGATCGTAACGGTGGTTACACACGCATCTTGAAGACTATGCCTCGTCGTGGTGACGGTGCACCAATGGTTATTCTTGAATTAGTGGACTAA